The Cricetulus griseus strain 17A/GY chromosome 9, alternate assembly CriGri-PICRH-1.0, whole genome shotgun sequence genome has a segment encoding these proteins:
- the Lrfn1 gene encoding leucine-rich repeat and fibronectin type III domain-containing protein 1 isoform X2 — protein MAPGPFSSGLFSPPPAALPFLLLLWAGASRGQPCPGRCICQNVAPTLTMLCAKTGLLFVPPAIDRRVVELRLTDNFIAAVRRRDFANMTSLVHLTLSRNTIGQVAPGAFADLRALRALHLDSNRLAEVRGDQLRGLGNLRHLILGNNQIRKVESAAFDAFLSTVEDLDLSYNNLEALPWEAVGQMVNLNTLTLDHNLIDHIAEGTFVQLHKLVRLDMTSNRLHKLPPDGLFLRSQGGGPKPPTPLTVSFGGNPLHCNCELLWLRRLTREDDLETCATPEHLTDRYFWSIPEEEFLCEPPLITRQAGGKALVVEGQAVSLRCRAVGDPEPVVHWVAPDGRLLGNSSRTRVRGDGTLDVTITTLRDSGTFTCIASNAAGEATAPVEVCVVPLPLMAPPPAAPPPLTEPGSSDIATPGRPGANDSATERRLVAAELTSSSVLIRWPAQRPVPGIRMYQVQYNSSADDSLVYRMIPSTSQTFLVNDLAAGRAYDLCVLAVYDDGATALPATRVVGCVQFTTAGDPAPCRPLRAHFLGGTMIIAIGGVIVASVLVFIVLLMIRYKVYGDGDSRRIKGTSRSPPRVSHVCSQTNGAGAGAGAQQASAPAAPDRYEALREVAVPAAIEAKVAEAEATSAELEVVLGRSLGGSATSLCLLPSEETSGEESRAVTGPRRSRSGALAPPTSAPPTLALVPGGASARPRPQQRYSFDGDYGALFQSHSYPRRARRTKRHRSTPHLDGAGGGAAGEDGDLGLGAARARLAFTSTEWMLESTV, from the exons ATGGCTCCAGGCCCCTTCTCCTCTGGGCTCTTCTCGCCACCACCTGCTGCTCTCCCTTTTTTGCTGCTGCTCTGGGCAGGGGCATCTCGCGGCCAACCCTGCCCTGGTCGCTGCATCTGCCAGAACGTGGCACCTACGCTGACCATGCTGTGTGCCAAGACCGGCCTGCTCTTCGTGCCGCCCGCCATCGACAGGCGTGTGGTCGAGCTGCGGCTCACCGACAACTTCATTGCCGCTGTGCGTCGTCGAGACTTCGCCAAcatgaccagcctggtccaccTCACCCTGTCTCGCAACACTATTGGTCAGGTGGCACCCGGCGCCTTTGCTGACCTCCGTGCTCTCCGGGCCCTGCACCTCGATAGCAACCGCCTGGCAGAGGTGCGTGGGGACCAGCTCCGGGGCTTGGGTAACCTCCGCCACTTGATCCTCGGCAACAATCAGATCCGGAAGGTGGAGTCGGCAGCTTTTGACGCCTTTCTGTCCACTGTGGAGGACCTGGATCTGTCCTACAACAACCTGGAGGCACTGCCGTGGGAGGCGGTGGGTCAGATGGTCAATCTGAACACCCTCACGCTCGACCACAACCTCATTGATCACATTGCCGAGGGCACCTTCGTGCAGCTGCATAAACTTGTACGCTTAGACATGACCTCTAACCGTCTGCATAAACTGCCCCCCGACGGGCTCTTCCTGAGGTCCCAGGGTGGGGGGCCCAAGCCGCCCACCCCCCTGACCGTCAGCTTTGGTGGCAATCCGCTGCACTGCAACTGCGAGCTGCTCTGGCTACGGCGTCTGACCAGGGAGGATGACTTGGAGACATGCGCCACTCCTGAGCATCTCACTGACCGCTACTTCTGGTCCATCCCGGAGGAGGAATTTCTATGTGAGCCCCCGCTCATCACGCGGCAGGCAGGGGGCAAGGCCCTGGTAGTGGAGGGCCAGGCTGTCAGTCTGCGCTGCCGGGCGGTGGGTGACCCTGAGCCCGTGGTGCACTGGGTGGCACCTGATGGGCGGCTGCTGGGGAACTCCAGCCGGACCCGGGTCCGTGGGGACGGAACGCTGGATGTGACCATCACCACCCTAAGGGACAGCGGTACCTTCACCTGCATAGCCTCCAATGCTGCGGGGGAAGCCACTGCACCGGTGGAGGTTTGCGTGGTACCTCTGCCACTCATGGCGCCCCCGCCGGCTGCTCCGCCgcctctcactgagcctggtTCTTCCGACATCGCCACACCAGGCAGACCTGGTGCCAACGACTCAGCCACTGAACGCCGGCTTGTGGCTGCCGAACTCACGTCCAGCTCTGTGCTCATTCGCTGGCCGGCCCAGAGGCCAGTGCCTGGCATCCGCATGTACCAAGTGCAATACAACAGCTCTGCGGATGACTCTCTAGTCTACAG GATGATCCCTTCCACCAGCCAGACTTTCCTGGTGAACGATCTGGCTGCTGGCCGCGCCTATGACTTGTGTGTGCTGGCAGTCTACGACGACGGGGCCACCGCTCTGCCGGCCACCAGAGTGGTGGGCTGTGTGCAGTTCACCACGGCGGGGGATCCCGCGCCATGTCGCCCGCTGAGGGCCCACTTCTTGGGCGGCACCATGATCATCGCCATCGGGGGCGTCATCGTAGCCTCGGTCCTGGTGTTCATCGTGCTGCTCATGATTCGCTACAAGGTGTACGGCGATGGGGACAGCCGCCGCATCAAGGGCACGTCCAGGTCGCCCCCTCGGGTCAGCCACGTGTGCTCCCAGACCAACGGTGCGGGCGCGGGCGCAGGCGCGCAGCAGGCCTCCGCCCCCGCAGCTCCTGACCGCTACGAGGCGCTGCGGGAGGTGGCCGTCCCTGCAGCCATCGAGGCAAAGGTGGCCGAGGCCGAGGCGACTTCCGCTGAGCTGGAGGTGGTGCTTGGACGCTCTCTGGGTGGCTCCGCCACCTCGCTGTGCTTGCTGCCCTCGGAGGAAACTTCTGGGGAGGAATCTAGGGCCGTGACCGGTCCTCGAAGGAGCCGTTCGGGGGCCTTAGCGCCTCCAACTTCTGCGCCCCCGACGCTAGCTCTGGTTCCCGGGGGCGCCTCGGCCCGGCCGAGGCCACAACAACGCTATTCCTTTGACGGGGACTACGGAGCGCTCTTCCAGAGTCACAGTTACCCGCGCCGCGCCCGGCGGACAAAGCGCCACCGGTCCACGCCACACCTGGACGGGGCCGGAGGGGGCGCGGCCGGGGAAGATGGAGACCTGGGGCTGGGCGCCGCCAGGGCGCGCCTGGCCTTCACCAGCACCGAATGGATGCTGGAGAGTACCGTGTGA
- the Ifnl1 gene encoding interferon lambda-1 isoform X2: protein MATLLLLGLATVMLGLTTAYPVPPSKPTPAREGCNISIFQSISPQTRENFRNANDALEESRLQKDVRCSPKLFPRRWKLVRLQVQERLKALQAELHLTLQVLENVTDSALYRILEQPLHTLRHIHSQLQACIQPEPAAEPRPPSHRLSRWLHRLREAQEKETPGCLEISVTSNLLRLLIQDLRCVAREDQCA from the exons ATGGCTACACTATTGCTACTGGGTCTGGCGACCGTGATGCTGGGCTTGACCACAGCTTATCCTGTCCCTCCTTCCAAGCCCACCCCAGCCAGAGAAGGCTGTAACATCAGCATTTTCCAATCTATATCACCACAGACGAGAGAAAACTTCAGGAATGCCAATGATGCTTTG GAAGAATCACGGCTACAGAAGGATGTCCGGTGCAGCCCCAAGCTCTTTCCCCGTAGGTGGAAACTGGTCCGGCTGCAG GTCCAGGAGCGCCTCAAAGCCTTGCAGGCTGAGCTGCACCTGACACTGCAGGTCCTGGAGAACGTGACTGACTCTGCCTTGTACCGCATCCTGGAGCAGCCTCTTCACACCCTGAGACACATCCACTCTCAGCTGCAGGCCTGT ATTCAGCCTGAGCCTGCAGCAGAGCCCAGGCCCCCAAGCCACCGCCTCTCCCGCTGGCTGCACCGGCTCCGGGAGGCCCAGGAGAAG GAGACCCCGGGCTGCCTGGAAATCTCTGTCACTTCCAACCTCCTTCGCCTGCTCATCCAGGACCTGAGGTGTGTGGCCAGAGAAGACCAGTGTGCCTGA